The Opitutales bacterium ASA1 genome window below encodes:
- a CDS encoding sigma-70 family RNA polymerase sigma factor, translating to MLDESFDLVGCLGEVRAGSESAARALVEHLYPLVIRIVRAHLPRRTPEEDLVQEVFIKMFRRMDQYEGKVPFPNWVSRIAVTTCIDHLRAQKRRPEYRWADLSEDEANMLDVVTRDESGPDPADSATAKELVGKLLDTLGATDRTVITMLDLEQKSLAEIAAATGWSQTMIKVRAFRARRKLQQAFKRLHEGHRHEQV from the coding sequence ATGCTCGACGAGTCCTTTGATCTTGTCGGCTGTCTCGGCGAGGTGCGCGCGGGTAGCGAATCGGCCGCGCGAGCACTCGTGGAACACCTGTATCCGTTGGTGATTCGCATCGTGCGTGCGCATTTGCCGCGACGCACGCCGGAGGAGGACCTCGTGCAAGAGGTGTTCATCAAGATGTTCCGACGCATGGACCAATACGAAGGGAAAGTGCCGTTCCCGAACTGGGTCTCGAGAATCGCCGTCACCACCTGCATCGACCACCTGCGCGCGCAGAAACGACGACCAGAATATCGCTGGGCCGATCTCTCGGAGGATGAAGCGAACATGCTGGACGTCGTTACGCGCGATGAATCCGGGCCCGATCCCGCCGATTCAGCTACCGCCAAAGAATTGGTCGGCAAGCTCTTGGACACCTTGGGAGCGACCGACAGAACCGTCATCACCATGCTCGATCTGGAACAGAAATCGCTCGCCGAGATCGCCGCGGCCACCGGTTGGTCGCAGACAATGATCAAAGTCCGGGCTTTCCGGGCTCGACGGAAACTTCAACAGGCATTCAAACGTCTCCACGAAGGACATCGCCATGAACAGGTATGA